The stretch of DNA TCGCGATCGCCGCGCATCCGATGGACAAGGACTCGCTGGGACCGCTCGCGAACTCGCTGCCGTTCGACGGAGTGGAGACGATGAACTCGGCGGAGGAATCGGCTTACCTCGTGCGTAAGGCCGCCGCAAACGACCGAAGATCGGCCTTCTACATGACCGTCACCAAGCCTCGGTTCGGCGCGTCCGATGCGCATGACCCGAAGATGGTGGGGATGTGTTATACGATCCTCCGCGACTGCGCTCCGACCCCGGACGCGATTCGGGACGCCCTCTACAGCGGTCGAACGCAACCTGGCGACTGCCCCGCATTCGCGGCGCGTACGAGGGGTATCACCCGGAGCGGCCGGTGGCTCACATGGACGCCCCTGGGCTTCCAATCGAGCGTACACCAGGATTACACGCCGATGCTTCGCGTCCCCCTGCGCCGGGGAAGCCTGGCGTTGAAGATCGACTCCGGCACAGGCGTGCTGTATCGCAAGCGGTTTTAACCTCGCCGCTTCGCCATCAGCCCTTCAATGATCGGCGTCTCTTCCGGGCTGTCCAGGTCCGCGCCGATCTCGGCATATGTCGTTTCCAGTGCGCGGGCCGTGGCGCCGAGAACGCGAGTGACCTGTGTTTCCAGCTCGGAGATGCGCGCGCGTTTCAGCATCACCTTGAGGACGAGGCGCAGGTTGATGAGCCTCGCCAGCTCCAGGGGCTTCTTGCGCGCCGCCAACGCCTTCCTGATGAGCTCGTCGCTCGCCAGCAGTCTCGTGCTGTGAACGAGGATCAGGTTGCCGCCGGTGAAAGTGCCCTCGACGAGCGTGCCGTAGGTCCGGCTGAGGCCGGGGCATTGCGCTTCGTTCTGCTCCTTGCGTATGATCGGGTACACAAAATCGGCGTCGATCTCCATCCCGCGCCCGATCACATCATCCACGGCAGCCGGCGTCAACAGCGGCACATCGGAACTGGAGAGGAGCACACGTTCGTCCGGGAAATGCCTCAGTCCGGCGGCGATGTTGTCCCACATCCCCTCGCCCACCGGGAGCAACGCGGCGTCACCGATCACCGCCGACAGTTCATCGGGACCTACCACCACGATTTCCCGGACACCATTCGCCGCACGAAGCGCATCGAGGACCCATGCGACCATCGGCCGCCCCGCGACCGGCGCAAGGGCGCGAAGGGCCGGCCACCCGGCCGCCTGCACCTCCGGCTTGGCCATACCTCCCGCCAGCACAACCACCGGCACACTTTTCCCCGTCATGATTCTCCCTCGTACGGCAGCGGGACCGTATGGCAAACCGACGTCCAATACCCCGCAGGCCGAATCCGTTCAGCGATTTCGCCGGCGTGCCGCTCGTCCCGGGCGAGGCCGTAAACCGATGAACCGCTGCCGGACATCGACGCCGCAACAGCCCCCGCTTCCACCAGTCGTTCCTTCGCCGCCTGCACCGGCGCGGCGAGGCCGAACGCTGCGGCTTCGAGATCGTTTTGCAGACACGCCCCGAGGCCTTCCGCTGAGTTGGCCAACAGAGCCGACACCATCTGCCGCGAACGGTCGAGCGCGCGCGTCACCCCGGCAGCCGACTCATCGTACCGGCGGTAAACGCGTGGCGTTGGCAGTTTCACGCCCGGCCAGACGACAACCAGCCAAACCTGGGCGGGCGGTAGCAGTTCGGTGAGTGTTTCCCCGCGCCCTTCCGCCAGCGCGGTCCCACCCGTCAGAAAGAACGGCACATCCGAGCCCAGCGTGGCGCCGATTTCCGCAAGACGGACCGCAGGCCAATCGAGGCACCACAGTTTGTTGAGGGCCAAGAGGGCCGTTGCCGCGTCGGAGCTGCCGCCGCCGAGGCCCGCGCCCACCGGAATACGCTTCCGAAGGGCAATGCGCGCCCCTTGTTCGACGCCGGCGGCGCCGGCGAGAGCGGTCGCCGCGCGATAGACAAGGTTGGATTCGTCCGGAGGCGCGTCGGGACTGCCGCCCGACACGATGATGCCTTCGCCCGGAGCGTCTTCCAGGGTGAGGGTGTCGTGAAGGGAGATGGCTTGCATCACGCTCCGGAGTTCGTGGTAGCCGTCTGCGCGGCTTCCGAGGATCTCCAGCGTCAGGTTGATCTTCGCGGGGGCGAGAGCGGTGACCGTCATAGTGGCTCCAGTGGCATTCCGCCTGCGGGCACGGCCTGCCAATGTGTTATCATGGTTCAGTGAGAGCGCCCTTGGCAAGAATCTCCGGCGTGCTGCTCGCCCTGACGGGCGTTGCGGCGATCGCCGGGCTCGTGTATCTGCCGGTCTGGCTGCATCGCCACGATCCGCCGCCGCCGTCGATCACGAAACGCCCGGCCGACGTAACCGTCGCCAACGTGCCTGATGCGACGCTTGTCGGACGCCATAATGGACGGAGGATCTGGCGTATTCACGCCGGCGACATCCGCGTCGCAGCGGACGGGCACACGACAACGTTTGTCGGAATCGATCGTGGCACACTGTACCGCAATGAGCGCCCGGCGGCAAGCATCACGGCCGCCCGCGCCGTGTACAACGACGACACGGCAACCCTCCTGGTCACCGGAGGCCTGACGCTTTCATCGCACGGCGTGACGGCGCACACGTCGCGCATCGACTGGCGGGAGCACGAAGATCGCGTACGCTGCCCGGAACCGGTTGTCATCGCCTGGAAAGGCGGATTCGTGCGAGCCGAAAGCGTTGAGACGAACACCAAAATGTCCGAGATTACCGGCCGCGGCGTGTCCGCCGCCGCGCAAGTGGAGGCGCCGATGCTGCGAAAACTGACGCAACAACTGGGGATGGGGGCGATTCTCGCCACTTTTCTCGCCAACTCCGCCACGGGCCAGTCCGCGCCTCCGAAGTACAAGGAAGTGCGCTTCACGCACGCCGACTTCCTGCGCTGGAACCAGGCGAACGACACCAGCGTGTACGAGGGCAATGTTGCCGCCTCGCAGGGTGACACGTCGTTCCGCGCGGACAAGATCGTTTACCGAAAGGCCGAGAATACCGCTACCGTCTCGGGCCATATCGTGGTCGAGAACCCGAAGAACCGCATTGAAGGTGACACCGCCGAGGTGGATTTCAACGCGAAGACAGCAGTGCTGAAAGGCGCCAACGGCGTGAAGGTAGCTGTCCTGCCGGCGCCGACGGCGGACCCCAAGAGCGTCCGAGCGAGCATCAGGGAGCCCCTGCTCATCGCATGCAAGTCGGTCAGGTATTACTACAGGGAAAAGCGCGCCGAAGCGGCCGGACCGATCACCGTTACGCGCAAGAACCAGGTCGTGACCGGCGAATCCGGGACCTACGACGGCGCCAATGAGATCGTGACCATCACGGGCAACGTTCACGGCAAGGATGAGAAGAACCAGACATTCGATGCGCCATCCGTGAAAATGGGCGTGAAGGAAGGGGCGGAATGGCTGGAGGCGCCGAACGTGAAGGCGACATTTTTCGTGAAGGAGGAGGAGGCTTCGGCTTCCCCGCCTCGTTGATGCGCGGTACGCTAAGGTGGTAGAATGGTGATGTCGGGCCCATAGCTCAGCGGCAGAGCAGATCCCTCATAAGGATTTGGTTGCAGGTTCGAATCCTGCTGGGCCCACCAATCCCCTCATATTCAGGCAATCGACTCCTTTCGGCCCCGGCTCGGTTCCCACGCTCGTTACCGGCTGGGACAGCCCGCCAGACCGTCGCAAACCCTGAACAAACGCCCCAGACTCAAAACTTACCTCCCGGAGAGTAGAACATGTCGACGAAGACAAAGGCGCCACTGGCCGCATCGATCCTCCTGATTGCATTGTGCCCGTGGGCCGGATCGCAACAGAACCCCGACGGGCTGGCCCGCGTGGGCACGGCGAAGGTACAGGACACGTTCGTTCCGCTCCCTCCGGGGGATGTGAAATTCACAGGCGGCCTTCTGGGCGCCCGCTACGACGTCAACGAACGCAATCGTCTTCTGCGCGTAGACGAACAGGATCTCCTGGGCGCGTTCGAAAACCGCGACGGCACACACCAGGTATGGCAGGGCGAACACGTGGGCAAATTCCTGCACGCCGCCACACTGGTCTGGGCAACTACCGGAGACAATGCGCTAAAGGCGAAGATCGACCGAGTTGCCGCGCGCCTGATCCACACGCAGGAAAAGGACGGCTACCTCGGAACGTATCCGCCCGCGCAGCGATGGACCGCATGGGACGTCTGGGCGCACAAATACGACCTCCTCGGCCTCCTCACTTACTACCAGTACACCCACAGCAAATCGGCCCTGGAGGCCAGCCGCCGCGTGGGCGACCTCCTGGTGCGCACTTTCGGGCCGGGCAAGCGGGACATCAACAAAGCCGGCGAGCACATGGGTATGGCTTCGTGCAGCGTGATTGAGCCCATGCTGCTTCTCTACCGGGCCACCGGAGACGGCCGTTATCTCACCTTCGCGAAGTACATCGTTGCCAATTATGATGCGCCCGGGGGCCCCACTGTTGTCTCCTCATTGCAGAAATTCGGTCGGGTGGACAAAGTGGGAAACGGCAAAGCCTACGAAATGCTCTCCAACTTCAACGGGCTCATCGAAATGCACCGCGTTACGCAGGACGGCGCGCTCCGGCGTGACGCGATCTCGGCCTGGAGCGACATCGTGGCGAATCGGCGGTATGTTACCGGCACCGCCTCGGCCGGAGAGTACTTCCGGGACGACCATGTGCTCCCCAATGGCGAGAGCTCCAACGTTGGCGAGGTGTGCGTCACCGTCACATGGGAGCAGATGAACCTGCAGCTCCTGCGGCTCACGGGTGATCCCGCCTACGCCGACCAGATGGAATTGACGATCTACAACCACCTCCTGGCCGCTCAGAAGCCCACAGGCGAGGCGTGGTCGTACTACACACCCCTGGAAGGCCGGAAGGCATACAGCCCGAACACCACCTGCTGCCTGTCCAGCGGGGCGCGCGGAGTGGCGCTCCTGCCCTCGATCGCCGCCATGAAGAGTGCGGACGGCGGTCTCGTCATCAACCTTTACAATTCGTCGACCATCCGGACGCGTCTGCCCTGCGGCACGGTTGCCGTGCGGCAGGAAACCGATTATCCCGTCTCCGGCGGCGTCCGGCTGACCGTGAATCCGGAGACGCCGGGAGCATTCCCGCTGCGCCTGCGTATCCCGTCCTGGGCGCGCGGTACATCGGTCACGGTAAACGGCCGCCCGCTGGCCGCCGCGAGGGTCCGCCCGGGCTCGTATGCGGTCGTCAATCGCCGCTGGAAGCGCGGCGACAGCGTATCGCTCAATCTGCCGATGCCGGCCCGGTTGATCAGGGGAGACCATGGCAACGACGGGCTCGAGGCCGTTATGCGGGGTCCCGTGGTCTATGCCGTGGACACCGCGCAGAACGGTAACATCCGCATGCTGAAGCAGGTGGCGCTGGCGGCGGACAACGCGTCCCAACTCAAAGCGACCGCCACCGTGTCGAAGGCGTTGGGCAGCCAGATCGCCCTTCGCACGCCCGGCAGCGTCGCGGGCGCCAACCGTGACCTCAACCTCATCCCATTCTCTTTCGCCGGACAGGATGGCGCCAGCCGGTATGCCGTCTGGATTGCGCGCCCCGGACATGCCCAGCTTCACGGCGGGTCCGGATCCCTGTTCTACGCGGCCAAAGTGTCGGTCTCGCGGATCGGCAATCAGGTTGCCGATATCGCGGACGACGATGTGACCACCCGATCGGTCACGTGGAATGACGCCATGGCGGACGAAGACTGGTATGCGCTCACCCTGCCGAAAGCGGTTCGCATCGGCCGCGCCACTTACGCCCACGGCGCCGTGTACAACAACGGCGGGTGGTTCGATGCATCCGCCGGCAAACCCCGAATCCAGGTCCGGACAGAGGCCAACGGGCCGTGGATTACCGTGGCTACGCTGGATTCCTATCCGGACACCACGGCGACCGACAACGCGCACCTGACTGAAGGGCAGAAATTCTCCGTGGCGTTTCCGCCGGTGGATGCCGTTGCAATCCGCGTGGTGGGACGCCCGGCATGTGGAGACCAGCCCAGGCAGGCATTCAGCAGTTGCGCGGAATTACAGGCGTTCGCGCCCTGACGAGAGATGACCACCGACACCGCTAAATCCGCCGCGACAGCCGGCCGGTTCGCTCGCCAGGGCCGATCATTCGCCGGCGCACTGCGCCCCTGGCTGATGCTGGCGCTCGTATGCGCCGTCTTTTCCGTGCACCCGGGATTCCGGGGCACGTTCTGGCGCGAGAGCTACCTGCCGAATATCCTGCAGCAATCCGCGCGAAACATCGTGCTCGCGGTCGGGATGTCGTTTGTCATCATCACCGGCGGAATCGACCTGTCGGTCGGCTCCGTGCTCGCGCTGTCCGGCGCGGGGCTTGCGCTGGCCATGAACGGTCCTTTGCCGCTCTGGCTGACCAGCGTCGTGGCGCTCCCCATCGCGCTGCTGGCCGCCTGGAGGGCTTACTCGCGCGCCAGGACCCGCAGCAAACAGACGGCGCTCAGCGCAACGGTATTTCTCGTCGCGGAGGCGGGATTGACGTTCGTGCTCTCGCGCGGGCTGGCTGGCGGGGTGAAGATGGAGGGCGCCATCGCCATCGCATTGCTCATTGGCCTCGCTTGCGGGATGGCGAACGGATTGATGGTGTCCGTAGGCAGGATACCGGCTTTCGTGATGACGCTAGGGATGATGAGCGCGGCCCGCGGCCTCACGCTATACGCGACAGACAGCAGCAGCGTGCCGGCGCGCGTCCAACGCTTCCTGGCGCTGGGCCAGGGCGCGCCGCTCATCACGATTACGTTGGTCGTCGTCATTGCCGCCGCCGTCTTGCTTGCCCGTACCAGGGCAGGACGCTATGTCATGAGCATCGGCGGGTCGGAACAGGCGACGCGGCTGTCCGGCGTTGATGTGGCGGCGTACAAGACGATGGCGTACGCGCTTTCGGGTCTGGGCGCGGGCATCGGCGCCGTCCTCGTCACAGCCAAATTCGGCACCGCGAACACGGGCGCGGGGACCGGAGCCGAACTGGACGCGATCGCGGCCGTCGTCATCGGCGGCACAAGTCTGAGCGGGGGGCAGGGCTCTATCGTCGGCGCTCTCGTCGGCGCGCTCACCATCACCGTCATCGAAGCCGGGCTCGTGCTGTGCGGCGTCCGTGACACGCTGCAGGCGGTGATTCTCGGCGGTGTCATCGTGCTGACAGTACTCATCGATCAGGTGCGCAAGGCGCGCCAGTGACGATTCAAGGAGACAGGAACATGCGAATAACACTCGTACCACTGTGCGTCGTCTCAGCGGTGGCGCTGGCCGGCTGTGGAAAGGAGCAGCCAACACCCGGCGGCGGTTTCAGCGCGCTCCCCGCCCGAAAGGGGCCCGTGGTGACGGTCGCCTCCCTGGACGCGGTCAAACAGGCAAAAGCGCCGTACGACATCGTGCTGATCGTCAAGACGCGGAACAATCCGTTCTTCCGTCCAATGATCGCGGAGTTCGAGAAGACGGCGCGCGAAATGGGCGCCAGACCCGAGATCCAGGCGCCCCCCGAGGAAATGGACTACGAAAAGCAGGTCGCCCTCGTCCAGACGGAGGTCGGCAAGGGCGTCCGCGCGATCTGTATCGCTCCGGCGGATTCCAAGGGCATCGTTCCGGCGCTGGTTGCCGCTCAGAAAGCGGGCGTGTTGATCATCAACGTGGACAACCGGATCGACGCGGCGGCGGCCCGCGCTCAGCGGCTCGTTAGCGACGGCTATGTTGGGGCGGACAACGAGGCAGGCGGCCGGCTGGCGGGCGAGGAGATGCTCAAGGCCCTCAACAACACAGGCAAGGTTGCGATTATCGAAGGCATACGCGGCGCGGACAACGCCGAGGCGCGGCGCCGGGGATTCACGTCCGCCGTGGCGGGCAAACTGGACGTCACCGCCTCCGAGAGCGCCGAATGGGATACCGAGAAGGCGTACCAGAAGATGCAGAACGTCCTGGCAAAGCACAGTGATCTCAAGGGAGTGTTCTGCGCCAACGACAAGATGGCGGTGGGCGCGATGAAGGCCATCGCCGAGGCTGGCAGCAAGGGCAAACTCACGGTGGTAGGCTACGATAACATCCCCGACGTTCAGTCCGCCCTGGCGTCCCACGAGATGTTCGCCACCATTGAACAGCATCCGGACCTGATGGGGCGCTACGCCGCGCGGATGGCCGTGGGCGTACTGAACGGGGAGACCGCCAGGGGCGGCGATATCCTCGTCCCACTGGAAGCAATCCGGAAGTAGTGGCGACGCCGTTCCGCCCGAATGCCGCGCGGACGCCCTCGCCCCATCCCCAAAGGGAGACCGAAACGTGATATCGATGAAACCGGCGGCCATTTGCGCGGCCATTTTCTCCCTGGCGGCGGCCGCCATCGCAAAGCCGCCGCCTCCGAAGGCGCATCCGATCGCGAACGGGACCTTCATACAGGACTACCTCTGCCGCAACTGGACGGACGCTACCTGGCTGGCCGAGTTCCGGTACATGAAGGCGCTTGGGATGCGCTACATGGTGTTCGGAGCGGTCGCGGATGGCAAGACGCACACATGCGTGTACCCTACGTCGCTGCCCGGCTACCATCTCGTGGAGCCGAACACCGATCCTCTGGGCGCGTGCCTTCGCAACGCCGAGAAAGCCGGCATCCGGGTGTTCGTCGGCCTGAATTTCCACGGGGACTGGTGGGCCAGGGGTTCGTATGATTCGGCGTGGCTGAACTCCCAGATGGAAGAAGGCAACCGCATCGCCGATGAGCTGTACAACCGGTACCACGCCCGGTATCCGAGGGCCTTCTACGGCTGGTACTGGGTATGGGAAGTGGACAACATCAGCGCGCAATCACCGTCCAAGGCGGCCACTCTGTCCGGAGCACTGGATGTAAGTGTCCGCCACCTCAAGAGCCTGAACCCGGGCATGCCGGTCATGCTCTGCCCGTTCATGAACTACCGATTGGGCACACCGGCCCTGTACCGCGGATTCTGGGAGAGGGTATTCGCGTCTTGCGCGCTCGGCAGGGGCGATATCTTCGCGCCGCAGGACTGCGTCGGCGCCGGCGGCCTCACCCTGGACAACTTCGCACAATGGTTCGCCGCGCTTCGGAAGGCCGTTGACACCAAGCCGGGCCTGGTCTTCTGGTCCGACACCGAAACGTTCTATCAGGACGACTGGACCTCCGCCACCCTCAATCGTTTCGTCCGGCAGCTCAAGGGCGTGCAACCTTACGTCGAAGGCAGCATCACGTTCGCCTGGAGCCACTACTACAGCCCCAACAACGTGGACGCGGGCTGGCAGAAGACATATGCCGGCTACGTGCGCACGGGCAAACTGGAATCCGTGCCGCCCTCCACACCGCGGCATCTGCGGGCGGCCAGGCAGGCGAACGGCACGGTCCGCGTGACCTGGGAGGCTTCGACCGACAACGTCGGCATCTGCGGATATTACGTGTTCCGCAATGGCGTCCGCGTAAGCCGGCAACAGGGCTCCAAAGGCCTTACCAACCGAAAGGGCCCGCAGACAACGTACATCGACCGCCCGACGGCGCAACCGCCCCGCGCCTCGTACGAGGTCCAGGCCTATGATTTCGCCGGAAACGTTTCGCGCAGAGTGGGACCGGTATCGCCGGTCGTTGTCCCGGCGACCGTTAAGTCGAATTAAGCCCGCCGCACATGACAAAAGGCCCGGCCTCACGGCCGGGCCCCTCTTGTTTGGCTATCCGGAGGCATAGAGTACTGCATGGCTAAGGCTTGGTAGTGAATTTAGGTGGCTTCGCATTTGCGGTATTTTATTCACGAAGCCATCAAAATGAACTCCAAGCGCCTTTCCCCAGAGTTCGGAGCGTACTTGATTGACAAGGCGAGCAGTCGAAGGCCGCGGCGCTGGCTCGCGCCGCCATTTAGGCAGAGGCAACCCGCACACATCGACTCCGGCCTGGGCTGCGGCAGCGTGCAGTATGCCATAGCAGGCCGCCACCATCGCCGGGACCAGTGGTACGGCACTCGGAGTGCGCACCTGAGCCTCTCCAAGTCCGAGGAGGGACTTTTCCTCGTGGAATGCCACCTCGATGTCCCATCGCCAGACATAAGCCTGAAGGATCTTCTGGAGGGACAGGTGGGGTTCTGTGCAAACCAGATAAGCAGGATCCCGGTAGAGGAGCCGCGCGCTCTTGCGCGGTCTGTATGAGATAGGGCGTACCGCGATCACGGTCAGGTTTCGTCCTCCTGCCGGCTTCCAACGGACCGGACTGAGCACCTTCACCCGGAACAGATGCATCTTCCCCGCCGCGAAAGCCTTGACCTTCTTCCAGGGGATACTCTCCTCCTGGCGCAACATCTCCGGTGTGAGCAGGCGATCACCATAGAGTCGGCGTCGACCGACACCTTGCGCCGCGTCTGGTACAGCGTAGAGCTTGGCGTCTTTGCGAAGCCTCCCGATGAGCACCGTGTTCTGTGGTATGTCGCGATAGACGGAACGGTTCGTATAGCCCCCATCACCGACCAGAAGAAGCGTTCGCCGTTGTCCGCCAGGATCGGCATCGAGGGTGGATCGCAGATGGTGAATCCTCTGGCGTGCCACCTCACCCAGCCGCGTTCGCTGCTGGGCATCTCTGTAGCGACGCCATTCTTCTTCGGAAGCGTTTCGTCGCGGCCGTTTGGGCGTGGGGGCGTGGACGAGATCGACGGGGAGCGCCCGTGCCTGCCCCGTCCAACCGTGTTCGGGCAGGAGTAATGCGGTCTGCAGGTGTCTTTGCGCCCAGGTGAAGGAGACGCCGAACGGCGCGCCCAGGGGATCACGCCGCCAGGCGGCGCCGTGTATTCGCTTTCCCTTCTTGTGCAGAAGCGTATCGTCTATTGCCGCAACCACGGGGAAGCCTTCGGGAATGTGTTTCAGAACCGCGCGCCGCACAGGCGCGAATAACAGGTCCGGCTCGAACCGTTCGTTCTCGAACAAACGGTAGGCGGCTGACCAGTCGACGAACTGCTGGCCGGACGTGCAGATAAGTCCGGAGAGCGTGTGGCGTCCGAGGCTGGCGAGTATGCTGTACATCAGGGTCCGTCCGTGTTCGAAGGTTCTGCGTTGTTTGAAGGCGGGGCGGCACTGAAGGAGCAGGTCGTCGATGCAAGGGGTCAGGGCAGCGGAGTTTTTTTTACCGCCGATTCGGGGACGTGGCGTCGCCTGAGAACCATCTGTCCTTTGTCCTCGATGATCCACTCGACTGTCTCGCCTTTGTCGAACTCCATGGCGTGTGCGATGGCGGCCGGAAAGTTGACGTACCACTGTTCGCTGGCTTTTCGTTTGATGACCTGAATCTTGGTTGGGTACCCCATATGTTCCTCCTTACAGATGATTATCGGCATGTCTAGTACCCTAACTAGATAACATGTGATGCACAAAATGGCCAGGCGCAAACGCACCTGGCCACACTGTTCAAACAACATATCTAGTCAACAGCCAAACTAGAGAGGCCCGGCCTCACGGCCGGGCCCGAGTGCTCCAGAAGTTACCGGTGCTACCTGCCGGGCATCGCAGCGAGGATGCCCATCAAGCCCGGCGCCGCAAGGACAACAAAGATCGCAGGCAGGATAAAGAACACCAGCGGCAGCATCATCTTTACCGGCAATTTCGCGGCGGCCTCCCGCACGTGTTGACTACGCCGCTCCCGATGGGTTTCCGCCTGTGTGCGCAGCACCTGTGCGATGCTCACGCCCAGGTTTTCCGCCTGGATGATCGCCGAGGTGAACATTTTTACCTCGAGCACGGTGGTCCGCCGGGCAATCCCGCGCAGCGCGTCGGCCCTCGATTTGCCCAGCCGCATTTCCTGAAGCGCCATCTCGAACTCATCCGCGAGGGGACCGCGCTTCTTCTGCGCCACGCGACCCATCGATGCGTCCAGGCTCAGGCCGGCTTCCGCGCTCACCACCAGGAGATCCAATATGTCCGACATCGACTTCAGGACCGCCTGCTTTCGCGCGTCGGCAAGGTGATCGACCACCAGCGTAGGCAACATCCCGATGACGATCGTGATCAGGCCGGCTACTCCGATCCCGAGCGGCCCGTCCAGCAGGGGGTTGCGCAAAAGGGCCAGAAGCACGACTACCGCGAGGGCATAACAGATCAGTTTGACCGCCATATATTCGCGTACGCCGATTGATATGCCGAAGATCGTGGGGTGGCCGGCCGCCTCCAGTTTGCCCTGCATGACGTGTGCGTCAGCCGCCAGGCCGAGTTTTTCGGCCACGAGCGCGAGTCTGCGCAGTGTGGGCAGCACCACGCGCTCACCAAACGGCGTGTCGGTGGCGCGCGTCCTGGGAGGCGTTCCGAAGGCCGGCGTGCTGTCGAGTTTGTGCAGACGTGCGCGGGGCGTCACGGTGGCGCCGGAGGTGAGGGCGGACGCCAGGAACGCCACCGCCACGAATGACGTGATTGCGATAAGCCAGATCAACATTGCTTCAGACCTCCATGGAGACCATCTTCCAGATGATGATCATGCCAACGCACTCGGAAATCGCCGCCATCAGCAGCATCATTCGCCCGATGTCCGTGTTCAACAACGGCGCCATATAGGTCGGGTTCGCGGATTTCATCCAGAAGAACAGGAGGATGGGGATGGCGAAGACCATCACAGCAGACAGCTTCCCTTCGGCTGTGAGCGTGGCGATCTCCCCCCGGATGCGCGCGCGCTCGCGGAGGGTATCGGCGATCTTCTGAAGTATCTCGGACAGGTTTCCACCCACCTGAAGCTGGATGCCGATCGCGGTTGTGATCAACTCCATCTCGTACGAAGGTACTCGCCTCCAGATCGATTGCAGCGCCTCCTCAACCGTATGGCCTATGGTGATGTCCTGCACCGCCATGCCAAACTCTTCCTTAACCGGGCTGGGCATATCCTCGGCGGTTACCTGCAACGCGCGCTGAAAGCCCTGGCCGGAGCGGAGTGACGCCGCCATCAACTCCAGCGCCTCCGGAAGAGCCGCCTCAAAGCGGGCCATTCGGCGGATTCTGGCGTATTCCAGCGCCACCATCGCGACGATGCCCACCATTACCGCCGAAAGCCCACCCCACAGAACGCTGTGCTGCCACCAGGCCACACCCACGGCGCAAACGACGGCCACAATGAACGCGACGATGAGGAACTCCACCGGTGTCAGGTTCCAACCGGCCCGTTCCAGAGTTTGCTCCAAAGACCGGTATTGGTCGAATCGCCGCCACTGGCGCGATGCCCTTCCGAGCGCTTCACGCCGGCTCGACGCGCCTTCGACGAACGCTTCCGGCGATCCGGACGGGCCCTTCAGTGCCTCAAGCCCCTGGCGCTGGGCGGGTTCCTTGCGCATGAAGGCGGTTATCAGCGCGTAGAAGGTTCCGCACGCCAGCAAAAAGATCAGGATTGTGAGTGTTTTATCCATGGTTCAAGGTGCCCGGAACAGATGCGCCGGGCCGGCGAATTACGAGCCGAATATCCCGGTCGGGAGCGAGAAACCCTCGACCTGAATCTTGTCGATGCAC from Armatimonadota bacterium encodes:
- a CDS encoding ABC transporter permease, which translates into the protein MTTDTAKSAATAGRFARQGRSFAGALRPWLMLALVCAVFSVHPGFRGTFWRESYLPNILQQSARNIVLAVGMSFVIITGGIDLSVGSVLALSGAGLALAMNGPLPLWLTSVVALPIALLAAWRAYSRARTRSKQTALSATVFLVAEAGLTFVLSRGLAGGVKMEGAIAIALLIGLACGMANGLMVSVGRIPAFVMTLGMMSAARGLTLYATDSSSVPARVQRFLALGQGAPLITITLVVVIAAAVLLARTRAGRYVMSIGGSEQATRLSGVDVAAYKTMAYALSGLGAGIGAVLVTAKFGTANTGAGTGAELDAIAAVVIGGTSLSGGQGSIVGALVGALTITVIEAGLVLCGVRDTLQAVILGGVIVLTVLIDQVRKARQ
- the ispE gene encoding 4-(cytidine 5'-diphospho)-2-C-methyl-D-erythritol kinase, which encodes MTVTALAPAKINLTLEILGSRADGYHELRSVMQAISLHDTLTLEDAPGEGIIVSGGSPDAPPDESNLVYRAATALAGAAGVEQGARIALRKRIPVGAGLGGGSSDAATALLALNKLWCLDWPAVRLAEIGATLGSDVPFFLTGGTALAEGRGETLTELLPPAQVWLVVVWPGVKLPTPRVYRRYDESAAGVTRALDRSRQMVSALLANSAEGLGACLQNDLEAAAFGLAAPVQAAKERLVEAGAVAASMSGSGSSVYGLARDERHAGEIAERIRPAGYWTSVCHTVPLPYEGES
- a CDS encoding LptA/OstA family protein gives rise to the protein MARISGVLLALTGVAAIAGLVYLPVWLHRHDPPPPSITKRPADVTVANVPDATLVGRHNGRRIWRIHAGDIRVAADGHTTTFVGIDRGTLYRNERPAASITAARAVYNDDTATLLVTGGLTLSSHGVTAHTSRIDWREHEDRVRCPEPVVIAWKGGFVRAESVETNTKMSEITGRGVSAAAQVEAPMLRKLTQQLGMGAILATFLANSATGQSAPPKYKEVRFTHADFLRWNQANDTSVYEGNVAASQGDTSFRADKIVYRKAENTATVSGHIVVENPKNRIEGDTAEVDFNAKTAVLKGANGVKVAVLPAPTADPKSVRASIREPLLIACKSVRYYYREKRAEAAGPITVTRKNQVVTGESGTYDGANEIVTITGNVHGKDEKNQTFDAPSVKMGVKEGAEWLEAPNVKATFFVKEEEASASPPR
- a CDS encoding beta-L-arabinofuranosidase domain-containing protein, whose protein sequence is MSTKTKAPLAASILLIALCPWAGSQQNPDGLARVGTAKVQDTFVPLPPGDVKFTGGLLGARYDVNERNRLLRVDEQDLLGAFENRDGTHQVWQGEHVGKFLHAATLVWATTGDNALKAKIDRVAARLIHTQEKDGYLGTYPPAQRWTAWDVWAHKYDLLGLLTYYQYTHSKSALEASRRVGDLLVRTFGPGKRDINKAGEHMGMASCSVIEPMLLLYRATGDGRYLTFAKYIVANYDAPGGPTVVSSLQKFGRVDKVGNGKAYEMLSNFNGLIEMHRVTQDGALRRDAISAWSDIVANRRYVTGTASAGEYFRDDHVLPNGESSNVGEVCVTVTWEQMNLQLLRLTGDPAYADQMELTIYNHLLAAQKPTGEAWSYYTPLEGRKAYSPNTTCCLSSGARGVALLPSIAAMKSADGGLVINLYNSSTIRTRLPCGTVAVRQETDYPVSGGVRLTVNPETPGAFPLRLRIPSWARGTSVTVNGRPLAAARVRPGSYAVVNRRWKRGDSVSLNLPMPARLIRGDHGNDGLEAVMRGPVVYAVDTAQNGNIRMLKQVALAADNASQLKATATVSKALGSQIALRTPGSVAGANRDLNLIPFSFAGQDGASRYAVWIARPGHAQLHGGSGSLFYAAKVSVSRIGNQVADIADDDVTTRSVTWNDAMADEDWYALTLPKAVRIGRATYAHGAVYNNGGWFDASAGKPRIQVRTEANGPWITVATLDSYPDTTATDNAHLTEGQKFSVAFPPVDAVAIRVVGRPACGDQPRQAFSSCAELQAFAP
- a CDS encoding nucleotidyltransferase family protein; this translates as MTGKSVPVVVLAGGMAKPEVQAAGWPALRALAPVAGRPMVAWVLDALRAANGVREIVVVGPDELSAVIGDAALLPVGEGMWDNIAAGLRHFPDERVLLSSSDVPLLTPAAVDDVIGRGMEIDADFVYPIIRKEQNEAQCPGLSRTYGTLVEGTFTGGNLILVHSTRLLASDELIRKALAARKKPLELARLINLRLVLKVMLKRARISELETQVTRVLGATARALETTYAEIGADLDSPEETPIIEGLMAKRRG